A portion of the Segatella copri DSM 18205 genome contains these proteins:
- a CDS encoding helix-turn-helix domain-containing protein: protein MKELFFNTIQEFNDYIGVKTLHPLVSIARVENTSPIQEAVHHYGLYALFLKENKGCKLSYGRTEYDFDEMTVTSFAPGQSIKVEPIPGVPLAKYTVLAFHPELLNRTQLGKNISRYEFFDYTSNEALHLSAAEVNIFRDVLSMIKQELEHPIDRHSRELIVSNIELLLNYCLRFYDRQFITREEINHSVVKKFISLLDEYIARKAEHEGLPTVAYFADKCCYSTKYFGELVKTETGKTAKSLINDRLLSAARQLLVDETLTIMQVSQRLGFEYSQHFVRFFKAQTGKTPSEYRKTA, encoded by the coding sequence ATGAAGGAATTATTCTTTAATACAATACAGGAGTTCAACGACTACATTGGGGTGAAAACGCTTCATCCTCTGGTAAGCATTGCACGTGTAGAGAACACCTCTCCTATACAGGAGGCTGTGCACCATTACGGACTTTACGCCCTCTTCCTGAAGGAAAACAAGGGCTGCAAATTGTCATACGGCAGAACAGAATATGATTTTGACGAGATGACCGTAACCTCGTTTGCTCCAGGACAGTCGATTAAGGTTGAACCCATTCCTGGAGTACCGCTTGCCAAATATACGGTATTGGCTTTCCATCCCGAGTTGCTCAATCGCACCCAGCTTGGCAAGAACATCTCCCGCTATGAGTTCTTCGACTATACAAGCAACGAAGCTCTACATCTATCCGCTGCCGAGGTAAACATCTTCCGTGATGTGCTCTCAATGATTAAGCAGGAACTCGAGCATCCTATAGATAGACATTCGCGTGAACTCATCGTTTCAAACATCGAGTTGCTGCTGAACTACTGCCTGCGCTTCTACGACCGACAGTTTATCACACGCGAGGAGATAAATCATTCGGTGGTAAAGAAGTTCATCTCTCTGCTCGATGAATACATTGCCCGGAAAGCGGAGCATGAAGGGCTGCCTACCGTAGCCTACTTTGCCGACAAATGCTGCTATTCTACCAAATATTTCGGTGAATTAGTCAAGACAGAGACTGGCAAAACCGCAAAGAGTCTGATCAACGACCGACTGCTTTCTGCAGCCCGTCAACTACTTGTAGATGAAACCTTAACCATTATGCAAGTCAGCCAGCGCCTCGGCTTTGAATATTCTCAGCACTTCGTCCGCTTTTTCAAGGCACAGACGGGAAAGACTCCAAGCGAGTACCGCAAAACTGCTTAA